A single genomic interval of Deinococcus carri harbors:
- a CDS encoding 3-oxoacid CoA-transferase subunit B: MMTVPVITAQEAAALVKAGDTLLVGGFGMTGNPVHLVHALAETGTGDLTFVGNNVGEAGLSGGRLLRNGQLRRAVGSFFTSNREAVAAAQNGTLEVQLLPQGTLAEALRAGGAGLGGFYTPTAAGTVIAGDADMRVLNGREMVFVPALRGHVAFIRAWRADRAGNLQYRLTEQNFNRAMATAADLVVAEVEELVEVGELDPAHVHTPGLYVDYLVQASLTPADLGSSADVKGGAKKVDEARVHMARRALRELRPGDVVNLGIGIPTLVADLITPEHGVNLHTENGMLGVGPAPEDGGAMDYPVNAGKVPVTALPGASYFDSADSFGMIRGGHVDVAVMGGLQVDEAGNLANWAVPGRPLLGVGGAMDLASGARRLIVTMTHTDPDGTPKLVPTCTLPLTARGNVSMVITDKAVFEFLDGQLTLTELLPGTTLEEVRATT, translated from the coding sequence ATCACGGCGCAGGAGGCCGCGGCGCTGGTGAAGGCCGGCGACACGCTGCTGGTCGGGGGCTTCGGCATGACCGGCAACCCGGTCCACCTGGTCCACGCCCTGGCCGAGACCGGCACCGGCGACCTCACCTTCGTGGGCAACAACGTGGGCGAGGCCGGCCTGAGTGGGGGCCGCCTGCTGCGAAACGGGCAGCTGCGCCGGGCCGTCGGCTCCTTCTTCACCAGCAACCGCGAAGCGGTTGCCGCCGCCCAGAACGGCACGCTGGAGGTCCAGCTGCTGCCCCAGGGCACGCTGGCCGAGGCGCTGCGGGCGGGGGGTGCGGGGCTTGGCGGCTTCTACACCCCCACCGCCGCCGGAACGGTGATTGCCGGGGACGCCGACATGCGGGTGTTGAACGGACGCGAGATGGTCTTCGTGCCCGCGCTGCGCGGGCACGTGGCCTTTATTCGCGCCTGGCGGGCCGACCGGGCGGGCAATCTCCAGTACCGCCTCACCGAGCAGAACTTCAACCGCGCCATGGCGACCGCCGCCGACCTGGTCGTGGCCGAGGTCGAGGAACTCGTGGAGGTCGGCGAGCTGGACCCCGCCCACGTCCACACCCCGGGGCTGTACGTGGATTATCTGGTCCAGGCCAGCCTCACGCCCGCAGACCTGGGCAGCTCCGCCGACGTGAAGGGGGGGGCCAAGAAGGTGGACGAGGCGCGTGTGCACATGGCCCGCCGCGCCCTGCGGGAACTGCGCCCCGGCGACGTGGTGAACCTCGGCATCGGCATTCCCACGCTGGTCGCGGACCTGATCACCCCCGAGCACGGGGTGAACCTGCACACCGAGAACGGGATGCTGGGCGTCGGTCCTGCCCCGGAGGACGGGGGCGCGATGGACTACCCGGTGAACGCGGGCAAGGTGCCGGTCACGGCGCTGCCGGGGGCGAGCTACTTCGACTCGGCCGACTCCTTCGGGATGATTCGCGGCGGCCACGTGGACGTGGCCGTGATGGGCGGGCTTCAGGTGGACGAGGCCGGAAACCTGGCGAACTGGGCGGTGCCGGGGAGGCCGCTGCTGGGGGTGGGTGGCGCGATGGACCTGGCGAGCGGGGCCAGGAGGTTGATTGTCACCATGACGCACACCGACCCCGACGGCACTCCCAAGCTGGTCCCCACCTGCACCCTGCCCCTGACCGCACGGGGCAACGTGAGCATGGTCATCACCGATAAAGCCGTCTTCGAGTTCCTGGACGGCCAACTCACCCTCACCGAACTGCTGCCCGGCACCACCCTGGAGGAGGTCCGCGCCACCAC